Proteins from a genomic interval of Micromonospora sp. NBC_00389:
- a CDS encoding DUF6223 family protein, translated as MAGAVLLGGFGFAAPAVANVSAQPTAADVYAMSAGRLGASVAAVLGLAGAIIGGLALARPTGRIGTSNGLLGATMALAGGLIGLALGGLVVATSDSGIGTGNGRGGAYVALVVGLIAMVLGGLALARSRRTG; from the coding sequence GTGGCCGGAGCCGTCCTGCTCGGAGGTTTCGGGTTCGCCGCACCGGCGGTAGCGAACGTCTCGGCCCAGCCGACCGCCGCCGATGTCTACGCCATGAGCGCCGGGCGACTCGGGGCAAGCGTGGCCGCCGTGCTGGGGCTGGCCGGCGCGATCATCGGTGGGCTGGCGCTGGCCCGCCCCACCGGTCGTATCGGCACCAGCAACGGGCTCCTCGGGGCCACCATGGCCCTGGCCGGAGGGCTGATCGGCCTGGCCCTCGGCGGGCTGGTGGTGGCCACCTCCGACAGCGGCATCGGCACCGGCAACGGGCGAGGCGGGGCCTACGTGGCCCTGGTGGTGGGGCTGATCGCCATGGTCCTCGGTGGGCTGGCTCTGGCCCGCTCCCGGCGCACCGGCTGA
- a CDS encoding sensor histidine kinase — protein MSTGRSGDRAAVTDWAIAVCVAAVLVVAGLSENHSTTDLDLLGYVLLVAGGLALVARRRAPVPVLAVTGLCAVGYQAVGFDVPAVAFLFAVYAAVRAGHRVSTVLAAVLMLAALPVAALALPQDMSVAEALARARGALEVAWLVAAGAAGEALRQAERRADEAERTREETARRRADEERLHIARELHDSLTHQISIIKVQAEVAVHLARKRGEEVPEALLAIREAGREATRELRATLEALRDDDTTPPHGLDHLPELVERARLTGLDATLTIGGQRHEVPAAVDRTAYRIVQESLTNIARHAAAATASVRIDYRPDALAIRVDDDGEATPDTAPMPGVGLLGMRERVTALGGRLRAEPRNGGGFTVHAELPVGRTS, from the coding sequence ATGAGCACAGGACGGTCCGGCGATCGGGCCGCTGTCACCGATTGGGCGATCGCCGTTTGCGTGGCAGCGGTGCTGGTGGTCGCCGGGCTGTCCGAGAACCACTCCACCACGGACCTTGACCTACTCGGCTACGTACTGTTGGTGGCCGGTGGGCTGGCTCTGGTCGCGCGCCGCCGGGCTCCGGTTCCCGTCCTGGCCGTCACCGGGCTGTGCGCGGTGGGTTACCAGGCGGTCGGTTTTGACGTGCCCGCCGTCGCGTTCCTGTTCGCGGTGTACGCCGCCGTACGGGCGGGCCACCGCGTCAGCACGGTCCTAGCGGCGGTGCTGATGCTGGCCGCTCTCCCGGTCGCGGCCCTCGCCCTGCCGCAGGACATGTCCGTGGCCGAGGCGCTCGCTCGCGCCCGGGGTGCCCTGGAGGTGGCCTGGCTGGTCGCCGCCGGTGCCGCGGGTGAAGCGCTGCGGCAGGCCGAGCGGCGGGCGGACGAAGCCGAGCGCACCCGGGAGGAGACCGCGCGCCGCCGCGCTGACGAGGAGCGGCTGCACATCGCGCGGGAGTTGCACGACTCGCTCACCCACCAGATCTCGATCATCAAGGTGCAGGCCGAGGTGGCTGTCCACCTGGCCCGCAAACGGGGTGAAGAGGTGCCGGAGGCGCTGTTGGCGATCCGGGAGGCCGGTCGCGAGGCGACCCGGGAGCTGCGAGCGACCCTGGAGGCGCTGCGCGACGACGACACGACCCCGCCGCATGGGCTCGACCATCTCCCGGAACTGGTGGAACGGGCCCGGCTGACCGGCCTGGACGCGACGTTGACGATCGGAGGGCAACGCCACGAGGTGCCGGCCGCGGTGGACCGGACCGCGTACCGGATCGTTCAGGAGTCCCTCACCAACATCGCCCGTCACGCGGCCGCCGCGACGGCGTCGGTCCGGATCGACTACCGTCCGGACGCCCTCGCGATCCGAGTCGACGACGACGGCGAGGCCACGCCGGACACCGCCCCGATGCCTGGCGTCGGGCTGCTCGGGATGCGCGAGCGAGTCACCGCCCTCGGCGGTCGCCTGCGGGCGGAGCCGCGCAACGGGGGCGGCTTCACCGTCCACGCCGAACTCCCCGTGGGCCGCACGTCATGA
- a CDS encoding response regulator transcription factor, producing MIRVLLVDDQPLLRSGFRALLDVEDDIEVVAEAADGREGLVLAREHLPDIALIDIQMPVMDGIEATRRIAADPTLARVHVVILTNYGLDEHVFHALRAGAAGFLVKDIEPADFLHAIRVAARGDALLAPSITRKLINRYVTEPLHTGVGTTLKGLTTRERETVALLAQGLSNDQIAERMVISPMTAKTHINRAMTKLHARDRAQLVVLAYESGLVVPRNR from the coding sequence ATGATCCGCGTACTGCTGGTCGACGATCAGCCGCTGCTGCGCAGCGGCTTCCGCGCGCTCCTCGACGTCGAAGACGACATCGAGGTGGTGGCCGAGGCCGCCGACGGCAGGGAGGGCCTGGTTCTCGCCAGGGAACACCTGCCCGACATCGCGCTCATCGATATCCAGATGCCGGTCATGGACGGCATCGAGGCGACCCGGCGGATCGCCGCGGACCCGACCCTGGCCCGGGTGCACGTCGTCATCCTGACCAACTACGGCCTCGACGAACACGTTTTCCACGCGCTGCGCGCCGGCGCCGCCGGGTTCCTGGTCAAGGACATCGAGCCGGCGGACTTTCTGCACGCCATCCGGGTCGCCGCGCGCGGCGACGCGCTGCTCGCCCCGTCGATCACCCGCAAGCTGATCAACCGGTACGTCACCGAGCCGCTCCACACCGGCGTCGGCACGACGCTGAAGGGGCTGACCACCCGCGAACGCGAGACCGTCGCCCTCCTCGCGCAGGGCCTGTCCAACGACCAGATCGCCGAACGCATGGTGATCAGCCCGATGACCGCCAAGACCCACATCAACCGGGCGATGACCAAGCTCCATGCCCGTGACCGCGCCCAACTCGTGGTCCTCGCCTACGAATCCGGCCTGGTGGTCCCGCGCAACCGCTGA
- a CDS encoding ArsR/SmtB family transcription factor: MEDVGAAKTGMPAISPLAGEPIKRADAERLAGVLKAFADPARLRLLSLIQAAPQGEASVTDLTAPLGLSQPTVSHHLRILTEAGLLEREKRGVWAYYRLVPSAIAAIADLLTPPRKRATKKTR; the protein is encoded by the coding sequence ATGGAAGACGTGGGAGCTGCGAAAACTGGTATGCCTGCAATCTCGCCGCTGGCCGGCGAGCCGATCAAACGCGCCGATGCCGAGCGGCTCGCGGGAGTGCTGAAGGCATTCGCCGATCCGGCCCGGCTGCGACTGCTCAGTCTGATCCAGGCCGCTCCGCAGGGCGAGGCGTCCGTGACTGACCTCACCGCGCCGCTTGGCCTCTCCCAACCGACCGTGAGTCATCACCTTCGGATCCTCACCGAGGCCGGCCTGCTCGAGCGCGAGAAGCGCGGCGTCTGGGCGTACTACCGCCTTGTGCCCTCCGCGATCGCGGCAATCGCCGACCTGCTGACGCCGCCTCGCAAGCGGGCAACGAAGAAGACCCGCTGA
- a CDS encoding MHYT domain-containing protein → MAEINHFEYGWITPALSYALSVLGSVLGLICAGRIRTAGTAGQRAWWGLLAAWAIGGTAIWAMHFMAMLGFAVDGTRIRYDVPLTAASTVIAVVAVGIGLAIVGTGRLNPVRLVAGGIFTGAGVAAMHYTGMAAMRLNGSLGYDTTRVALSVVIAVVAATVALWLAMTVRRPLAIFASALVMGVAVNGMHFTGMSALSVHQHEAEGGVTDVAGTGMGNLLVPIVLAVIFGVVGLLYALLAAPTDDDRAAAAYLDARRAPESAVAPPTAAPDPVGLRARSTLGQPGTPFPSRREMPPR, encoded by the coding sequence GTGGCGGAGATCAATCACTTTGAGTACGGGTGGATCACACCCGCGCTGAGCTACGCGCTGTCCGTCCTCGGTTCGGTCCTCGGGCTCATCTGCGCCGGGCGTATCCGTACGGCCGGAACCGCCGGCCAGCGTGCCTGGTGGGGGCTGCTGGCCGCCTGGGCCATCGGCGGCACCGCCATCTGGGCGATGCACTTCATGGCCATGCTCGGCTTCGCCGTCGACGGCACCCGGATCCGGTACGACGTACCGCTCACCGCGGCCAGTACGGTCATCGCCGTGGTGGCGGTCGGCATCGGTCTGGCCATCGTGGGCACCGGCCGGCTGAACCCGGTACGGCTGGTCGCCGGCGGCATCTTCACCGGTGCCGGCGTGGCCGCCATGCACTACACCGGAATGGCGGCGATGCGCCTGAACGGCAGCCTCGGCTACGACACCACCCGGGTCGCGCTCTCGGTGGTGATCGCGGTAGTGGCGGCCACCGTCGCACTGTGGCTCGCCATGACCGTCCGCCGACCACTGGCGATCTTCGCTTCCGCGCTGGTCATGGGCGTCGCCGTGAACGGCATGCACTTCACCGGCATGAGCGCCCTCTCGGTGCACCAGCACGAGGCTGAGGGTGGCGTGACCGATGTGGCCGGCACCGGGATGGGCAACCTGCTGGTGCCAATCGTGTTGGCGGTGATCTTCGGCGTGGTTGGTCTGCTCTACGCCCTGCTCGCCGCGCCGACCGACGACGACCGGGCCGCCGCCGCGTACCTGGACGCCCGGCGGGCCCCGGAGTCGGCTGTCGCGCCACCCACCGCCGCCCCGGACCCGGTCGGGCTGCGCGCCCGATCCACTCTCGGTCAGCCCGGCACGCCGTTCCCGTCCCGGCGGGAGATGCCGCCCCGCTGA
- a CDS encoding DEAD/DEAH box helicase produces the protein MSSPAERYVAARRRAAQASEFPALDEFALDLGFDLDDFQREACQSLERGSGVLVCAPTGAGKTVVGEFAVHLALRGRPGDPAASDDPATPPVRRKCFYTTPIKALSNQKYHDLVARYGAAQVGLLTGDNAINGDAPVVVMTTEVLRNMLYAGSSTLQGLAYVVMDEVHYLADRFRGGVWEEVIIHLPASVTLVSLSATVSNAEEFADWLVTVRGETAVVVSEHRPVPLWQHMLVGKRMFDLFHDADAARKHDVHPELLRYTRDTVRRLELGEGRSAGPGAGRRGPRWRGPMRPDIVDRLDREGLLPAILFIFSRAGCAAAVQQCLAAGLRLTSPEERAEIRRVVESRVTAIPGEDLSVLGYWEWLDGLERGLAAHHAGMLPVFKEIVEELFVRGLVKAVFATETLALGINMPARCVVLERLVKYNGEAHVDLTPGEYTQLTGRAGRRGIDVEGHAVVVWSPETDPRHVAGLASTRTYPLRSSFRPSYNMAVNLVGTVGAEPARALLESSFAQFQADRSVVGLARQVQRNTETIEAYGAEAACHHGEFDEYFALRVAIADREKAIARQGQSQRKAAAVASLERLRIGDVIRVPSGRRAGLAVVLDPATGGFGEPRPLVLTQDRWAGRVSPGDFTTPAEVLARIRVPKHFNHRSPGARRDLAAEVSGTGLDRHGGRRGGRSRQVTGEDHRLTQLRTELRNHPCHACPEREEHARWAERRRRLERDTEELRERVSGRTGSLARTFDRIVALLTERGYLARDGAVTDAGRMLGRIWTEADLLVAECLRRGVWDGLTPAELAAAVSVVVFEARRDVDERASLPRGPVADAVDETLKLWGEIEADEAARGLTATREPDLGFAWPVFRWARGEALAKVLGSGHEIDGEMPAGDFVRWARQVVDLLGQLADSGGASPELRSTARQAISAINRGVLAYHTSA, from the coding sequence ATGTCGAGCCCCGCCGAGCGGTACGTCGCGGCGCGCCGCCGGGCCGCACAGGCCTCAGAGTTTCCGGCGCTGGACGAGTTCGCCCTTGACCTGGGGTTCGACCTCGACGACTTCCAGCGGGAGGCGTGTCAGTCCCTGGAGCGGGGCAGCGGGGTGCTGGTGTGCGCCCCCACCGGAGCCGGCAAGACCGTGGTCGGGGAGTTCGCCGTACACCTGGCGCTGCGCGGGCGGCCCGGCGACCCGGCGGCGTCCGACGATCCGGCGACCCCACCGGTCCGGCGCAAGTGCTTCTACACCACGCCGATCAAGGCGCTGTCCAACCAGAAGTACCACGACCTGGTCGCCCGGTACGGCGCCGCGCAGGTCGGTCTGCTCACCGGCGACAACGCGATCAACGGCGACGCGCCGGTGGTGGTGATGACCACCGAGGTGCTGCGCAACATGCTCTACGCGGGCTCCAGCACCCTGCAGGGGCTGGCCTACGTGGTGATGGACGAGGTGCACTACCTCGCCGACCGGTTCCGCGGCGGGGTGTGGGAAGAGGTGATCATCCACCTGCCCGCCTCGGTCACCCTGGTTTCGCTGTCGGCGACCGTCTCCAACGCCGAGGAGTTCGCCGACTGGCTGGTCACCGTGCGCGGCGAGACCGCCGTGGTGGTCAGCGAGCACCGGCCGGTGCCGCTGTGGCAGCACATGCTGGTCGGCAAGCGGATGTTCGACCTGTTCCACGACGCCGACGCCGCCCGCAAGCACGACGTGCACCCGGAGCTGCTGCGCTACACCCGCGACACCGTCCGCCGCCTGGAGCTGGGGGAGGGGCGCAGCGCCGGACCCGGCGCCGGCCGGCGCGGCCCGCGCTGGCGTGGCCCGATGCGCCCGGACATCGTCGACCGACTCGACCGTGAAGGTCTGCTGCCGGCGATCCTGTTCATCTTCAGCCGGGCCGGCTGCGCCGCCGCGGTGCAGCAGTGCCTCGCCGCCGGGCTGCGGCTCACCTCGCCCGAGGAGCGGGCCGAGATCCGCCGGGTGGTCGAGTCCCGGGTCACCGCCATCCCCGGCGAGGACCTGTCGGTGCTGGGCTACTGGGAGTGGCTCGACGGGTTGGAGCGCGGCCTGGCCGCCCACCACGCCGGCATGCTGCCGGTGTTCAAGGAGATCGTCGAGGAGCTGTTCGTCCGGGGCCTGGTCAAGGCGGTCTTCGCCACCGAGACCCTCGCGCTGGGCATCAACATGCCGGCCCGCTGCGTGGTCCTGGAGCGGCTGGTCAAGTACAACGGCGAGGCACACGTCGACCTGACCCCGGGGGAGTACACCCAGCTCACCGGGCGGGCCGGCCGGCGCGGCATCGACGTCGAGGGGCACGCCGTGGTGGTGTGGTCCCCGGAGACCGACCCGCGGCACGTGGCCGGGCTCGCCTCCACTCGCACCTACCCGCTGCGCTCCAGCTTCCGGCCCTCGTACAACATGGCGGTGAACCTGGTCGGCACGGTCGGGGCGGAGCCGGCCCGAGCCCTGCTGGAGTCCTCGTTCGCCCAGTTCCAGGCGGACCGGTCGGTGGTCGGCCTGGCGCGGCAGGTGCAGCGCAACACCGAGACCATCGAGGCGTACGGCGCGGAGGCCGCCTGCCACCACGGCGAATTCGACGAGTACTTCGCGCTGCGGGTGGCGATCGCCGACCGGGAGAAGGCCATCGCCCGGCAGGGGCAGTCCCAGCGCAAGGCCGCCGCGGTGGCGTCTCTGGAGCGGCTGCGGATCGGTGACGTGATCCGGGTGCCGTCGGGCCGGCGGGCCGGGCTGGCCGTTGTGCTGGACCCGGCGACCGGCGGGTTCGGCGAGCCCCGGCCCCTGGTGCTCACCCAGGACCGTTGGGCCGGGCGGGTCAGCCCCGGCGACTTCACCACCCCGGCCGAGGTGCTGGCCCGGATCCGGGTGCCCAAGCACTTCAACCACCGCTCGCCGGGCGCCCGGCGCGATCTCGCCGCCGAGGTCAGCGGCACCGGCCTGGACCGGCACGGCGGCCGACGCGGTGGCCGCTCCCGGCAGGTGACCGGCGAGGACCACCGGCTCACCCAGCTCCGCACCGAGCTGCGCAACCACCCCTGTCACGCCTGCCCGGAGCGGGAGGAGCACGCCCGCTGGGCGGAGCGGCGCCGGCGCCTGGAGCGCGACACCGAGGAGTTGCGCGAGCGGGTCTCCGGGCGTACGGGCTCGTTGGCCCGGACCTTCGACCGGATCGTCGCCCTGCTGACCGAGCGCGGCTACCTCGCCCGCGACGGCGCGGTCACCGACGCCGGTCGGATGCTCGGCCGGATCTGGACCGAGGCGGATCTGCTGGTCGCCGAGTGCCTGCGCCGTGGCGTGTGGGACGGGCTCACCCCGGCCGAGCTGGCCGCCGCGGTGTCCGTGGTGGTCTTCGAGGCGCGCCGCGACGTCGACGAGCGGGCGTCGCTGCCCCGCGGGCCGGTGGCCGACGCGGTGGACGAGACGCTGAAGCTGTGGGGCGAGATCGAGGCCGACGAGGCGGCGCGCGGCCTGACCGCGACCCGGGAGCCCGATCTCGGCTTCGCCTGGCCGGTCTTCCGGTGGGCCCGAGGCGAAGCACTGGCCAAGGTGCTCGGCAGCGGTCACGAGATCGACGGCGAGATGCCGGCCGGTGACTTCGTCCGGTGGGCGCGGCAGGTGGTCGATCTCCTCGGTCAACTTGCCGACTCCGGCGGCGCGTCGCCGGAGCTGCGCTCCACCGCCCGGCAGGCGATTTCGGCCATCAACCGGGGCGTGCTGGCCTACCACACCTCCGCCTGA
- a CDS encoding HAD family hydrolase has protein sequence MPDHAEPPLTRPPGSAEDAAAPRASRRPVKAVLFDFHGTLAQVEEPRQWVLSAAAACGVTLDRVRATSLADRLLTAGRAGGPLPARVPPRLAELWSDRDLYEHAHRGAYTGLAETVDAGIEGFADALYERLLIAEGWVPYPDTAPTLSALRDAGVRVGVVSNIGFDLRPHFDAWGLTGLVDAFVLSYEVGRCKPDPAIFLRACGMLGVDPEQTLMVGDSPADAGAVAAGCAVLVLPAADPGRENGLGAVLDLALTA, from the coding sequence GTGCCGGACCATGCCGAACCGCCCCTGACTCGTCCGCCGGGCAGCGCCGAAGACGCCGCCGCCCCCCGGGCGTCCCGACGGCCCGTCAAGGCGGTGCTCTTTGACTTCCACGGCACCCTGGCGCAGGTGGAGGAGCCCCGGCAGTGGGTGCTGTCGGCCGCGGCGGCGTGCGGGGTCACCCTGGATCGGGTCCGGGCCACCTCGCTGGCCGACCGGCTGTTGACCGCCGGGCGGGCGGGCGGCCCACTGCCGGCCCGGGTGCCGCCACGGCTGGCCGAGCTGTGGTCCGACCGGGATCTCTACGAGCACGCCCACCGGGGCGCGTACACGGGGCTGGCCGAGACCGTCGACGCGGGCATCGAGGGGTTCGCCGACGCCCTGTACGAGCGACTGCTGATCGCCGAGGGCTGGGTGCCGTACCCGGACACCGCCCCCACCCTGAGCGCGCTGCGCGACGCTGGCGTGCGGGTGGGGGTGGTCAGCAACATCGGCTTCGACCTGCGGCCGCACTTCGACGCCTGGGGCTTGACCGGGCTGGTGGACGCGTTCGTGCTCTCGTACGAGGTGGGGCGGTGCAAGCCCGATCCGGCGATCTTCCTGCGCGCCTGCGGGATGCTCGGCGTCGACCCGGAGCAGACGCTGATGGTCGGTGACTCGCCGGCGGACGCGGGCGCGGTGGCCGCCGGCTGCGCGGTGCTGGTGCTGCCGGCCGCCGACCCCGGCCGGGAGAACGGGCTGGGCGCCGTGCTGGACCTGGCCCTGACGGCCTGA
- a CDS encoding LysR family transcriptional regulator, which translates to MTVELRHLRAFLAIAEEGSITRAAGRLRVTQPALSRTLRQLEDHLGIRLVDRSTHHLHLTPAGRSLRDRAAAAVAAVDDVLDPGYAAGRPLRLGHAWSALGGHTVTLLRRWRRAHPDTPLELLRIDDRSAGLARGAVDVAVLRQPVDLPDVRTVRLLTEPRLATVPADSPLAERAVLTLADLVDQPLAVNTATGTTTLDLWPAGAAPATVVPVVNTDDWLAAISAGRAVGVTTSATAAMYPTPAVAYRPLTDAPDITVLLAWRHPPRHPGVADLVALAHEVVAG; encoded by the coding sequence ATGACCGTGGAGCTGCGGCACCTGCGTGCCTTCCTGGCCATCGCCGAGGAGGGCAGCATCACCCGCGCCGCCGGGCGACTCCGGGTCACCCAGCCCGCGCTGTCGCGCACGCTCCGCCAGCTGGAGGACCATCTGGGGATCCGGTTGGTCGACCGGTCCACCCACCATCTGCACCTGACCCCGGCCGGCCGGTCGCTGCGTGACCGGGCCGCCGCCGCGGTCGCGGCCGTCGACGACGTGCTGGACCCGGGGTACGCCGCCGGGCGCCCGCTGCGGCTCGGGCACGCCTGGTCGGCGCTGGGCGGGCACACCGTCACCCTGCTGCGCCGGTGGCGGCGCGCCCACCCCGACACGCCGCTGGAGTTGCTCCGCATCGACGACCGCAGCGCAGGGCTGGCCCGGGGCGCCGTGGACGTCGCGGTGCTGCGCCAGCCGGTCGATCTGCCCGACGTACGCACCGTGCGGCTGCTCACCGAGCCCCGGCTGGCCACCGTGCCGGCGGACAGCCCGTTGGCCGAGCGGGCCGTGCTCACCCTGGCCGACCTGGTCGACCAGCCCCTCGCGGTGAACACCGCCACCGGCACCACCACGCTCGACCTCTGGCCGGCGGGCGCCGCGCCGGCGACCGTGGTGCCGGTGGTGAACACCGACGACTGGCTCGCCGCGATCAGCGCCGGTCGGGCGGTCGGGGTCACCACCTCCGCGACCGCCGCGATGTATCCCACCCCGGCGGTGGCGTACCGGCCACTCACCGACGCTCCCGACATCACCGTGCTGCTGGCCTGGCGGCACCCGCCCCGACACCCGGGCGTCGCCGACCTGGTCGCACTCGCCCACGAGGTCGTCGCCGGCTGA
- a CDS encoding EamA family transporter: protein MTDTLLPDRPTPAPAPTGRAGGVGAVGMVLGGALSVQFGSAVAALLFPRSGVAGAVTLRLTISAVLLLIVCRPRLRGHDRAAWAAAGAFGLALAGMNSLFYQAIERIPLGPAVTLEVLGPLALSVFTARRLASWCWAGLALAGVALLGQGGFDRLNPAGVAFAFGAGAMWAAYIVLSARVGSRFPGADGLALALTLAALVTLPLGIIDGGAALLDPAVLALGTALAVLASGLPYTLELLALRRMPTATFAVLMSLGPAIATLAGWLVLRQALTLLECAAIVLVIAASIGAVRVSAAAAGRPARQ from the coding sequence GTGACCGACACCCTGCTGCCCGACCGGCCGACACCCGCTCCCGCGCCGACCGGCCGAGCCGGTGGCGTCGGCGCGGTGGGCATGGTGCTCGGTGGGGCGCTGTCGGTGCAGTTCGGCTCCGCCGTGGCCGCCCTGCTCTTCCCGCGTAGCGGGGTGGCCGGCGCGGTGACCCTGCGACTGACGATCTCGGCCGTGCTGCTGCTCATCGTCTGCCGGCCCCGACTGCGCGGCCACGACCGGGCGGCCTGGGCCGCGGCGGGCGCGTTCGGGCTGGCACTGGCCGGCATGAACTCGCTGTTCTACCAGGCCATCGAGCGGATCCCGCTGGGCCCGGCGGTGACCCTGGAGGTGCTCGGCCCACTGGCGCTGTCGGTGTTCACCGCCCGCCGGCTGGCCAGCTGGTGCTGGGCGGGGCTGGCGCTGGCCGGGGTGGCGCTGCTCGGGCAGGGCGGCTTCGACCGGCTGAACCCGGCCGGGGTGGCCTTCGCGTTCGGCGCGGGCGCCATGTGGGCCGCGTACATCGTGCTCAGCGCCCGGGTCGGCAGCCGGTTCCCGGGCGCGGACGGGCTGGCCCTGGCGCTGACCCTCGCCGCGCTCGTCACCCTGCCCCTCGGGATCATCGACGGCGGCGCCGCGCTGCTCGACCCGGCCGTGCTGGCGCTCGGCACGGCCCTCGCGGTGCTCGCCTCCGGGCTGCCGTACACGCTGGAGCTGCTGGCGCTGCGCCGGATGCCCACGGCCACGTTCGCGGTGCTGATGAGCCTCGGCCCGGCCATCGCCACGCTGGCCGGTTGGCTGGTGCTGCGGCAGGCGTTGACCCTGCTGGAGTGCGCCGCCATCGTGCTGGTCATCGCGGCCAGCATCGGCGCGGTACGGGTCAGCGCAGCAGCCGCAGGGCGCCCGGCACGGCAGTGA
- a CDS encoding diacylglycerol kinase, which yields MLPVTADDHPPGPHTGGPVAVLINPTAGRGRHRALLPRLLDGLSAADRPVRLLSASSPGEAEAACHAAVADGAGALVAVGGDGTVHRALQAVAGTDVPFGAVPAGTGNDFALDTGFPADPLAAVTVIAEALRAGRSHLVDLASMTGADGVQRWYGAVLAAGFDAIVNERANRMRWPRGPRRYDLAILVELARLRPRRYTLRLDGEQHELDAVLVAVGNCPTYGGGMRICPDADPTDGLLDVVVGGRINRRTLIRVKPRIYQGTHVSHPLVRTYRARTVELTAEGITTYADGERSLDLPVTITAVPGALRLLR from the coding sequence GTGCTGCCCGTGACCGCAGACGATCACCCGCCCGGCCCGCACACCGGGGGTCCCGTCGCCGTGCTCATCAACCCGACGGCCGGAAGGGGACGGCACCGCGCCCTGCTGCCCCGGCTGCTCGACGGGCTGTCCGCCGCCGACCGACCGGTCCGGCTGCTGTCGGCGTCCAGTCCCGGCGAGGCGGAGGCGGCCTGCCACGCCGCGGTAGCCGACGGCGCCGGTGCGCTGGTCGCGGTCGGCGGGGACGGGACCGTGCACCGGGCGCTGCAGGCTGTCGCCGGCACCGATGTGCCGTTCGGCGCGGTGCCGGCCGGTACCGGTAACGACTTCGCCCTCGACACCGGCTTCCCGGCCGATCCGCTGGCGGCGGTGACGGTGATCGCCGAGGCGCTGCGTGCCGGCCGGAGCCACCTCGTCGACCTCGCCTCGATGACCGGCGCTGACGGCGTCCAGCGCTGGTACGGGGCGGTCCTCGCGGCCGGATTCGACGCGATCGTCAACGAGCGGGCCAATCGGATGCGCTGGCCGCGTGGCCCTCGCCGGTATGACCTGGCGATCCTCGTCGAGCTGGCACGGTTGCGGCCCCGCCGGTACACGCTGCGCCTGGACGGGGAGCAGCACGAGTTGGACGCGGTGCTGGTGGCGGTGGGCAACTGCCCGACCTACGGCGGGGGGATGCGGATCTGCCCCGACGCCGACCCGACCGACGGGCTGCTCGACGTGGTGGTGGGTGGCCGGATCAACCGGCGCACCCTGATCCGGGTCAAGCCGCGCATCTACCAGGGCACCCACGTCAGCCACCCCCTGGTCCGCACGTACCGGGCACGGACGGTGGAGCTGACCGCCGAGGGCATCACCACCTACGCCGACGGCGAGCGCTCGCTGGACCTGCCGGTGACGATCACTGCCGTGCCGGGCGCCCTGCGGCTGCTGCGCTGA
- the tatC gene encoding twin-arginine translocase subunit TatC, with protein MAFALRKRGPSSFERAADGSMTLIEHVRELRNRLFRASLAILIGFGIGIWLATPVRVLLSKPYCDLPASMDPISGKCKFVQLGVADVFLLNLKIGLWVGLIIAAPIWLYQLWAFIAPGLHRNERRYAYIFTALAAPLFAAGAVLAFFVTTKGLEFLLNVSGDDISTNLEVTRYISFVTNLILLFGVAFEFPLIVLMLNFVGLASGKKLLGWWRVAIFVFFAFSAVVTPTPDPFGMTALALCLSALYFAAVGVAFLNDRRRGRGKEVYAGLDDDEVSPLEHDAEPVEAGQRIDMATPVGAADPIAPPAPIERRYDDMT; from the coding sequence GTGGCCTTCGCACTGCGTAAGCGCGGCCCGAGCAGTTTCGAACGGGCCGCCGACGGCTCGATGACGCTCATCGAGCACGTCCGCGAGCTGCGCAACCGCCTGTTCCGTGCCTCGCTGGCGATCCTGATCGGCTTCGGCATCGGCATCTGGCTGGCGACGCCGGTCCGGGTGCTGCTGTCGAAGCCGTACTGCGACCTGCCGGCGTCGATGGACCCGATCAGCGGGAAGTGCAAGTTCGTCCAGCTCGGCGTTGCGGACGTCTTCCTGTTGAACCTGAAGATCGGCCTGTGGGTGGGCCTGATCATCGCGGCGCCCATCTGGCTCTACCAGCTCTGGGCGTTCATCGCGCCCGGGCTGCACCGCAACGAGCGGCGCTACGCCTACATCTTCACGGCCCTGGCGGCGCCGCTCTTCGCCGCCGGTGCGGTGCTGGCCTTCTTCGTCACCACCAAGGGCCTCGAGTTCCTGCTGAATGTGTCCGGCGATGACATCTCGACCAACCTGGAAGTCACCCGGTACATATCGTTCGTCACCAACTTGATCTTGTTGTTCGGGGTGGCGTTCGAGTTCCCGCTGATCGTGCTGATGCTCAACTTCGTGGGCCTGGCCAGCGGGAAGAAGCTGCTCGGTTGGTGGCGGGTGGCGATCTTCGTGTTCTTCGCCTTCTCCGCCGTGGTGACCCCCACCCCGGACCCGTTCGGGATGACCGCCCTGGCGCTCTGCCTCTCCGCGCTCTACTTCGCCGCGGTCGGGGTCGCGTTCCTCAACGATCGCCGGCGAGGGCGCGGCAAGGAGGTCTACGCCGGCCTCGACGACGACGAGGTGTCGCCGCTGGAGCACGACGCCGAGCCGGTCGAGGCCGGGCAGCGGATCGACATGGCCACGCCGGTCGGCGCAGCCGATCCGATCGCCCCACCGGCCCCGATCGAACGTCGCTACGACGACATGACCTGA